A DNA window from Fragaria vesca subsp. vesca linkage group LG3, FraVesHawaii_1.0, whole genome shotgun sequence contains the following coding sequences:
- the LOC101297334 gene encoding uncharacterized protein LOC101297334: MVELQSCARLVNSSALCAIEGGMKGESVDVIAEISIELERERQKNAELLQRILMLEAQLQEKENEPPRTNGQGGCSNAMERNFKKFKRQKIEVTSNTTEDGTITIVQAEIAAEKKHHIEPFVLDEDPIVDDRLVNWMSMEETQVLLSEKTKDSDHSSPDCDETDDSDDEDEGYREEDGINNDHKEADETSRLVDELIYGVADKGSDARCAESISAAGSPLFSNANRETNEELPIGPVCNEIEIRNPNKTETKDFGSFKVPTSIPTSAKEFHHTGTGSLSQHKKPPKLAFCPKEVKRIIDSESLLQKNAHSHTIRKIIVFASLGIRHGCEDIYDLDFNHFSILRKGEQYMSATDPGEHVLYENPGVRRKIFYPNRKNPTLCPVQILEEENSMRPSDPNCPSSLFLCIKYGGRTRNLPQNEYVRQRMGRNKLKSFGPLMCRMAMLANVRSGSFFFKALGITLLFMAGFPDDLVQRETKYRNLDLIQKYYRTDEDAEGEELFLAQPMTDDETQFCGKISSTKTKGKKQTHSNSKPQIMQKTSFPNSTFSSSSPQFGLMNHTSIPPLAAPPISNTVITNAGTNISYHSPNPYHIFPPQPSNTFMPMVYWPPPNTFSPGLPYQPTYGYRSYPSAGNYFLHPQPYYNHPSCGPLIPKTVEVAGKNGMASEEAADSDYDCSSSSIEPKKN; encoded by the exons ATGGTGGAGCTTCAGTCTTGTGCTAGATTGGTCAATAGTTCTGCATTATGCGCGATAGAGGGAGGAATGAAAGGAGAGAGTGTCGATGTTATTGCAGAGATTTCAATTGAATTAGAAAGGGAAAGACAGAAAAATGCAGAACTTCTGCAGAGAATACTAATGCTTGAAGCTCAGTTACAGGAAAAGGAGAATGAACCTCCTCGAACAAATGGACAG GGAGGTTGCTCAAATGCAATGGAAAGAAACTTCAAGAAGTTCAAGAGACAGAAGATTGAAGTCACTAGTAACACAACTGAGGATGGTACTATTACTATTGTCCAAGCTGAAATTGCTGCAGAGAAGAAGCATCATATTGAACCCTTTGTCCTTGATGAAGATCCAATTGTAGATGACCGTCTAGTCAACTGGATGAGCATGGAGGAAACACAGGTTTTGCTTTCTGAAAAAACAAAGGATAGTGATCATTCATCTCCAGATTGTGATGAAACTGATGATAGTGATGATGAAGATGAAGGTTATCGAGAAGAAGATGGTATTAACAATGACCATAAAGAAGCTGATGAAACTTCAAGACTTGTTGATGAACTGATTTATGGAGTTGCTGATAAGGGTTCAGATGCACGGTGTGCAGAAAGTATATCAGCTGCAGGTAGTCCACTGTTTTCAAATGCGAACCGCGAAACCAATGAAGAACTACCAATAGGGCCAGTTTGTAATGAGATTGAAATTAGAAACCCAAACAAGACAGAAACCAAAGATTTTGGAAGTTTCAAGGTACCAACTAGTATCCCAACTTCGGCGAAGGAGTTTCATCATACAGGAACTGGGAGCCTATCACAACATAAAAAGCCTCCAAAGTTGGCATTTTGTCCAAAAGAAGTGAAGAGAATAATTGACTCGGAATCCCTTTTACAGAAAAATGCTCATTCACACACAATAAGGAAGATCATAGTTTTTGCATCTCTTGGTATAAGGCATGGTTGTGAAGATATATATGACTTAGACTTCAACCATTTCAGCATTTTAAGGAAAGGAGAGCAGTACATGTCTGCAACAGATCCTGGG GAACATGTTCTATATGAGAATCCTGGTGTTCGGAGGAAGATATTTTATCCAAACCGAAAGAACCCTACACTATGTCCAGTTCAAATACTAGAGGAAGAGAATTCTATGCGCCCGTCGGATCCTAACTGCCCATCCAGCTTATTTCTATGCATCAAGTACGGTGGAAGGACAAGAAACCTTCCCCAAAATGA ATATGTCAGACAGCGTATGGGAAGAAACAAGCTTAAGTCTTTCGGGCCATTGATGTGTCGAATGGCAATGCTAGCTAATGTTCGCAGTGGGAGCTTCTTCTTCAAAGCCTTGGGAATCACACTTCTTTTCATGGCTGGTTTTCCTGATGACCTGGTTCAAAGGGAAACCAAATACCGAAACTTAGACTTGATTCAAAAATATTATAG GACAGATGAGGATGCTGAAGGAGAGGAATTATTTCTTGCACAACCTATGACAGATGATGAGACT CAGTTTTGTGGCAAGATTTCTTCAACAAAAACAAAGGGAAAGAAACAGACTCACTCTAACAGTAAGCCTCAAATTATGCAGAAGACCTCATTCCCAAATAGTACATTTTCAAGCTCTTCACCTCAATTTGGACTAATGAATCATACCTCTATTCCCCCATTAGCTGCTCCACCAATTTCAAACACTGTGATCACCAATGCTGGTACCAATATCTCCTATCATAGTCCAAACCCCTATCACATTTTTCCTCCACAACCATCAAACACTTTCATGCCTATGGTATATTGGCCTCCCCCAAACACATTTTCTCCTGGCCTACCTTATCAACCTACATATGGTTACCGATCTTACCCTTCTGCTGGAAATTACTTCCTTCATCCACAGCCTTATTACAACCATCCATCCTGTGGTCCATTGATCCCCAAAACGGTAGAAGTAGCAGGGAAAAATGGCATGGCTTCAGAGGAAGCTGCTGATAGTGATTATGATTGTAGCTCAAGCAGTATAGAGCCAAAGAAGAACTAG
- the LOC101292774 gene encoding peroxidase 42-like gives MGSRALFFFFALLSLSAVLCFAESNEEDPGLVMNFYSDSCPQAEEIVREQVKLLYKRHKNTAFSWLRNIFHDCAVQSCDASLLLDSTRRSLSEKEMDRSFGMRNFRYIEEIKEALERECPGVVSCSDILVLSAREGVVRLGGPFIPLKTGRRDGRRSRAEILEEYLPDHNESMSTVLEKFSAMGIDTPGVVALLGAHSVGRTHCVKLVHRLYPEVDPALNPDHVPHMLKKCPDAIPDPKAVQYVRNDRGTPMIFDNNYYRNILDNKGLMMVDHQLATDKRTKPYVKKMAKSQDYFFKEFTRAFTILSENNPLTGDKGEIRQQCNVANKLH, from the exons ATGGGTTCCAGAGCTCTCTTCTTCTTCTTTGCCTTGCTATCTCTCTCAGCAGTGCTTTGCTTTGCTGAGAGCAATGAAGAAGACCCTGGTCTTGTTATGAACTTCTATAGTGACTCATGTCCTCAGGCTGAGGAGATCGTCAGAGAGCAGGTCAAGCTTCTCTACAAGCGCCACAAGAACACTGCTTTCTCTTGGCTCAGGAACATCTTCCATGACTGTGCTGTCCAG TCATGTGATGCTTCACTACTTTTGGACTCAACAAGGAGGTCTTTGTCTGAGAAGGAAATGGACAGAAGCTTTGGGATGAGAAACTTCAGGTACATTGAGGAGATCAAAGAAGCATTAGAGAGGGAGTGTCCTGGAGTTGTTTCTTGCTCAGATATTCTTGTCTTGTCAGCCAGAGAAGGAGTTGTTAGG CTAGGAGGTCCATTCATCCCTCTTAAAACTGGAAGGAGAGATGGTAGAAGGAGCAGAGCTGAGATCCTTGAGGAGTACCTTCCTGACCACAATGAGAGCATGTCAACTGTTCTTGAGAAATTCTCTGCCATGGGCATTGACACCCCTGGAGTTGTTGCCCTTCTTG GAGCTCACAGTGTTGGAAGAACACACTGTGTGAAGCTGGTGCACCGTTTGTACCCAGAAGTAGACCCAGCTCTGAACCCAGACCATGTCCCTCACATGCTTAAGAAGTGCCCTGATGCCATCCCTGACCCCAAGGCAGTCCAGTACGTGAGGAATGACCGTGGTACCCCCATGATCTTCGACAACAACTACTACAGGAACATCTTGGACAACAAGGGTTTGATGATGGTGGACCACCAGCTTGCCACAGACAAGAGGACCAAGCCCTATGTCAAGAAGATGGCCAAAAGCCAGGACTACTTCTTCAAGGAGTTCACAAGAGCCTTCACCATTCTCTCCGAGAACAACCCTCTTACCGGAGACAAGGGAGAGATCAGGCAACAGTGCAATGTGGCCAACAAGCTCCACTAG